The following are encoded in a window of Coregonus clupeaformis isolate EN_2021a chromosome 34, ASM2061545v1, whole genome shotgun sequence genomic DNA:
- the dtx3l1 gene encoding E3 ubiquitin-protein ligase DTX3L1: MGAQQDKMYCTRYLDGQGPPALIDQANGDVKGSYAEVSEGSQPEGQMTWVILHRDLPGYPGDNTIQINYVFADGIQTDKHPNPGQTFLGMRTLAYLPDNRDGRRILRLLDKAFYQRLVFTVATNENGENMVTWADIPHKTTPEAGKDSDSYPDPDYLKTVRKILKDKGIE, from the exons ATGGGTGCTCAACAAGATAAAATGTACTGCACCAGGTACCTGGATGGACAGGGACCCCCAGCACTGATAGACCAAG CTAATGGGGACGTGAAGGGGAGCTATGCTGAGGTGTCCGAGGGCAGCCAGCCAGAGGGGCAGATGACATGGGTCATTCTACACAGAGACCTCCCTGGATACCCAGGGGACAACACCATACAGATCAATTATGTTTTTGCAGATGGAATACAAACA GACAAGCATCCCAATCCAGGGCAGACGTTTTTGGGAATGAGGACATTGGCGTATTTGCCCGACAACCGCGATGGAAGGAGGATCCTGAGGCTATTGGATAAGGCCTTCTACCAGAGACTGGTCTTTACTGTAGCAACCAATGAGAATGGAGAGAATATGGTCACATGGGCAGATATACCCCATAAAACAACCCCTGAGGCAGGAAAAGACAG TGACAGCTATCCAGACCCAGACTACCTGAAGACAGTGAGGAAAATACTGAAAGACAAAGGCATCGAATGA